The Papaver somniferum cultivar HN1 unplaced genomic scaffold, ASM357369v1 unplaced-scaffold_107, whole genome shotgun sequence genome includes a region encoding these proteins:
- the LOC113328104 gene encoding serine/threonine-protein kinase ATR-like encodes MEELSSIIHQLRERISSSSLASSSSSPANNGVDDDQLENRFRSVLPNLLQTYVLPSSTANEREVIAVLKLLSHTARNFPGVYFHGKASADIPVICRVLPFFAEPEFRSRHGVIFETVGSLLSLLLSEDRGAYRKFFLDAMVLVEDLLYVASIFADSVLEVLP; translated from the exons ATGGAGGAACTCTCAAGTATAATTCACCAACTCCGAGAAAGAATCTCATCTTCATCTTTggcatcatcatcctcttcaccAGCAAATAATGGAGTTGATGATGATCAATTGGAGAATAGATTCCGTTCTGTTCTTCCTAATCTTCTCCAAACTTATGTTCTTCCTTCATCCACAG caaATGAGAGAGAAGTGATTGCAGTTCTGAAGCTATTATCACATACAGCAAGGAATTTCCCAGGAGTTTACTTCCATGGGAAAGCTAGTGCTGATATTCCAGTGATTTGCAGAGTTTTGCCCTTTTTTGCTGAACCTGAATTTAG ATCTCGCCATGGAGTAATTTTCGAGACAGTTGGATCTCTTCTATCCTTGCTCCTTTCAGAAGACCGAGGAGCATATCGGAAGTTTTTCTTGGATGCCATGGTGTTAGTTGAAG ATCTCCTATATGTAGCATCAATATTCGCAGATAGTGTCCTTGAAGTGCTTCCATAA